A genomic segment from Leopardus geoffroyi isolate Oge1 chromosome A2, O.geoffroyi_Oge1_pat1.0, whole genome shotgun sequence encodes:
- the BEST2 gene encoding bestrophin-2 isoform X1, with protein MTVTYTARVANARFGGFSKLLLLWRGSIYKLLWRELLCFLGLYMALSAAYRFVLTEEQKRYFEKLVIYCDQYASLIPVSFVLGFYVTLVVHRWWNQYLCMPLPDALMCVVAGTVHGRDERGRLYRRTLMRYAGLSAVLILRSVSTAVFKRFPTIDHVVEAGFMTREERKKFENLNSSYNKYWVPCVWFSNLAAQARREGRIRDNSALKLLLEELTVFRGKCGMLFHYDWISVPLVYTQVVTIAVYSYFLACLIGRQFLDPAQGYQGHNLDLCVPIFTLLQFFFYAGWLKVAEQLINPFGEDDDDFETNFLIDRNFQVSMLAVDEMYDDLAMLEKDLYWDAAEARAPYTAATAFLLQQPSFQGSTFDITLAKEDMQFQRLDGVDAPLGEAHGDFLQRLLPVGAGMAAGGLLGRRLSLLRRKNSCVSETSTAASCACAGAPDGAAPECGCGDPLLDTGWREPESEFPPGPELPIPGPAEPFTTVPMPAPRDRLHPGCPAPSARRRRV; from the exons ATGACCGTCACGTACACCGCCCGCGTGGCGAACGCGCGCTTCGGCGGCTTCTCGAAGTTGTTGCTGCTGTGGCGCGGGAGCATCTACAAACTTCTGTGGCGCGAGCTGCTCTGTTTCCTCGGGCTCTACATGGCGCTGAGTGCCGCCTATCG CTTCGTGCTGACTGAAGAGCAGAAGCGCTACTTCGAGAAGCTCGTCATTTACTGTGACCAGTATGCCAGTCTCATCCCGGTCTCTTTCGTGCTGG GTTTCTATGTGACGCTGGTGGTGCACCGCTGGTGGAACCAGTACCTATGCATGCCGCTGCCCGACGCGCTCATGTGCGTGGTGGCAGGCACAGTGCACGGCCGCGACGAGCGAGGCCGCCTCTACCGGCGCACGCTCATGCGCTACGCCGGGCTCTCAGCCGTGCTTATCCTGCGCTCGGTCAGCACCGCGGTCTTCAAGCGCTTCCCCACCATAGACCACGTGGTGGAGGCGG GGTTTATGACCCGCGAGGAGCGCAAGAAGTTCGAGAACTTGAACTCGTCCTACAACAAGTACTGGGTGCCCTGCGTCTGGTTCTCCAACCTGGCTGCGCAGGCCCGGCGCGAGGGCCGCATCCGTGACAACAGCGCCCTTAAACTGCTGCTGGAG GAGCTGACTGTGTTTCGGGGCAAGTGTGGGATGCTCTTTCACTACGACTGGATCAGCGTACCCCTTGTCTATACCCAG gtggTGACCATCGCTGTGTACAGCTACTTCCTGGCCTGCCTCATCGGTCGCCAGTTCCTGGACCCGGCTCAGGGCTACCAGGGTCACAACCTGGACCTGTGCGTCCCCATCTTCACCCTGCTACAGTTCTTCTTCTATGCCGGCTGGCtcaag GTAGCCGAGCAGCTCATCAATCCTTTCGGTGAGGACGACGATGACTTTGAGACCAACTTTCTGATCGACCGCAACTTCCAG GTGTCAATGCTGGCCGTGGACGAGATGTACGACGACCTGGCCATGCTGGAGAAGGATTTGTACTGGGACGCAGCCGAGGCTCGAGCCCCCTATACTGCAGCCACCGCGTTCCTGCTGCAACAGCCCTCCTTCCAGGGCTCCACCTTTGATATCAC GCTGGCCAAAGAGGACATGCAGTTCCAAAGGCTGGACGGCGTGGACGCGCCGCTGGGCGAGGCGCATGGTGACTTTTTGCAGCGCCTCCTGCCGGTAGGTGCGGGCATGGCCGCAGGAGGCCTGCTGGGCCGGCGCCTGTCCTTGCTGCGCCGCAAGAACAGCTGCGTGTCGGAAACGTCCACGGCCGCCAGCTGCGCGTGCGCAGGCGCCCCCGACGGCGCGGCCCCGGAATGCGGTTGCGGGGACCCGCTGCTCGACACCGGCTGGCGGGAGCCGGAGTCGGAGTTCCCCCCTGGCCCGGAACTGCCCATCCCCGGGCCCGCCGAGCCCTTCACCACTGTGCCTATGCCGGCGCCCCGGGACCGGCTCCACCCTGGCTGCCCAGCCCCATCGGCGAGGAGGAGGAGAGTCTAG
- the BEST2 gene encoding bestrophin-2 isoform X2: MTVTYTARVANARFGGFSKLLLLWRGSIYKLLWRELLCFLGLYMALSAAYRFVLTEEQKRYFEKLVIYCDQYASLIPVSFVLGFYVTLVVHRWWNQYLCMPLPDALMCVVAGTVHGRDERGRLYRRTLMRYAGLSAVLILRSVSTAVFKRFPTIDHVVEAGFMTREERKKFENLNSSYNKYWVPCVWFSNLAAQARREGRIRDNSALKLLLEVVTIAVYSYFLACLIGRQFLDPAQGYQGHNLDLCVPIFTLLQFFFYAGWLKVAEQLINPFGEDDDDFETNFLIDRNFQVSMLAVDEMYDDLAMLEKDLYWDAAEARAPYTAATAFLLQQPSFQGSTFDITLAKEDMQFQRLDGVDAPLGEAHGDFLQRLLPVGAGMAAGGLLGRRLSLLRRKNSCVSETSTAASCACAGAPDGAAPECGCGDPLLDTGWREPESEFPPGPELPIPGPAEPFTTVPMPAPRDRLHPGCPAPSARRRRV, encoded by the exons ATGACCGTCACGTACACCGCCCGCGTGGCGAACGCGCGCTTCGGCGGCTTCTCGAAGTTGTTGCTGCTGTGGCGCGGGAGCATCTACAAACTTCTGTGGCGCGAGCTGCTCTGTTTCCTCGGGCTCTACATGGCGCTGAGTGCCGCCTATCG CTTCGTGCTGACTGAAGAGCAGAAGCGCTACTTCGAGAAGCTCGTCATTTACTGTGACCAGTATGCCAGTCTCATCCCGGTCTCTTTCGTGCTGG GTTTCTATGTGACGCTGGTGGTGCACCGCTGGTGGAACCAGTACCTATGCATGCCGCTGCCCGACGCGCTCATGTGCGTGGTGGCAGGCACAGTGCACGGCCGCGACGAGCGAGGCCGCCTCTACCGGCGCACGCTCATGCGCTACGCCGGGCTCTCAGCCGTGCTTATCCTGCGCTCGGTCAGCACCGCGGTCTTCAAGCGCTTCCCCACCATAGACCACGTGGTGGAGGCGG GGTTTATGACCCGCGAGGAGCGCAAGAAGTTCGAGAACTTGAACTCGTCCTACAACAAGTACTGGGTGCCCTGCGTCTGGTTCTCCAACCTGGCTGCGCAGGCCCGGCGCGAGGGCCGCATCCGTGACAACAGCGCCCTTAAACTGCTGCTGGAG gtggTGACCATCGCTGTGTACAGCTACTTCCTGGCCTGCCTCATCGGTCGCCAGTTCCTGGACCCGGCTCAGGGCTACCAGGGTCACAACCTGGACCTGTGCGTCCCCATCTTCACCCTGCTACAGTTCTTCTTCTATGCCGGCTGGCtcaag GTAGCCGAGCAGCTCATCAATCCTTTCGGTGAGGACGACGATGACTTTGAGACCAACTTTCTGATCGACCGCAACTTCCAG GTGTCAATGCTGGCCGTGGACGAGATGTACGACGACCTGGCCATGCTGGAGAAGGATTTGTACTGGGACGCAGCCGAGGCTCGAGCCCCCTATACTGCAGCCACCGCGTTCCTGCTGCAACAGCCCTCCTTCCAGGGCTCCACCTTTGATATCAC GCTGGCCAAAGAGGACATGCAGTTCCAAAGGCTGGACGGCGTGGACGCGCCGCTGGGCGAGGCGCATGGTGACTTTTTGCAGCGCCTCCTGCCGGTAGGTGCGGGCATGGCCGCAGGAGGCCTGCTGGGCCGGCGCCTGTCCTTGCTGCGCCGCAAGAACAGCTGCGTGTCGGAAACGTCCACGGCCGCCAGCTGCGCGTGCGCAGGCGCCCCCGACGGCGCGGCCCCGGAATGCGGTTGCGGGGACCCGCTGCTCGACACCGGCTGGCGGGAGCCGGAGTCGGAGTTCCCCCCTGGCCCGGAACTGCCCATCCCCGGGCCCGCCGAGCCCTTCACCACTGTGCCTATGCCGGCGCCCCGGGACCGGCTCCACCCTGGCTGCCCAGCCCCATCGGCGAGGAGGAGGAGAGTCTAG
- the BEST2 gene encoding bestrophin-2 isoform X3 → MPVSSRSLSCWVWPQFQRPWMSPGHSFYVTLVVHRWWNQYLCMPLPDALMCVVAGTVHGRDERGRLYRRTLMRYAGLSAVLILRSVSTAVFKRFPTIDHVVEAGFMTREERKKFENLNSSYNKYWVPCVWFSNLAAQARREGRIRDNSALKLLLEELTVFRGKCGMLFHYDWISVPLVYTQVVTIAVYSYFLACLIGRQFLDPAQGYQGHNLDLCVPIFTLLQFFFYAGWLKVAEQLINPFGEDDDDFETNFLIDRNFQVSMLAVDEMYDDLAMLEKDLYWDAAEARAPYTAATAFLLQQPSFQGSTFDITLAKEDMQFQRLDGVDAPLGEAHGDFLQRLLPVGAGMAAGGLLGRRLSLLRRKNSCVSETSTAASCACAGAPDGAAPECGCGDPLLDTGWREPESEFPPGPELPIPGPAEPFTTVPMPAPRDRLHPGCPAPSARRRRV, encoded by the exons ATGCCAGTCTCATCCCGGTCTCTTTCGTGCTGG GTGTGGCCCCAATTCCAGAGACCTTGGATGTCACCTGGTCACA GTTTCTATGTGACGCTGGTGGTGCACCGCTGGTGGAACCAGTACCTATGCATGCCGCTGCCCGACGCGCTCATGTGCGTGGTGGCAGGCACAGTGCACGGCCGCGACGAGCGAGGCCGCCTCTACCGGCGCACGCTCATGCGCTACGCCGGGCTCTCAGCCGTGCTTATCCTGCGCTCGGTCAGCACCGCGGTCTTCAAGCGCTTCCCCACCATAGACCACGTGGTGGAGGCGG GGTTTATGACCCGCGAGGAGCGCAAGAAGTTCGAGAACTTGAACTCGTCCTACAACAAGTACTGGGTGCCCTGCGTCTGGTTCTCCAACCTGGCTGCGCAGGCCCGGCGCGAGGGCCGCATCCGTGACAACAGCGCCCTTAAACTGCTGCTGGAG GAGCTGACTGTGTTTCGGGGCAAGTGTGGGATGCTCTTTCACTACGACTGGATCAGCGTACCCCTTGTCTATACCCAG gtggTGACCATCGCTGTGTACAGCTACTTCCTGGCCTGCCTCATCGGTCGCCAGTTCCTGGACCCGGCTCAGGGCTACCAGGGTCACAACCTGGACCTGTGCGTCCCCATCTTCACCCTGCTACAGTTCTTCTTCTATGCCGGCTGGCtcaag GTAGCCGAGCAGCTCATCAATCCTTTCGGTGAGGACGACGATGACTTTGAGACCAACTTTCTGATCGACCGCAACTTCCAG GTGTCAATGCTGGCCGTGGACGAGATGTACGACGACCTGGCCATGCTGGAGAAGGATTTGTACTGGGACGCAGCCGAGGCTCGAGCCCCCTATACTGCAGCCACCGCGTTCCTGCTGCAACAGCCCTCCTTCCAGGGCTCCACCTTTGATATCAC GCTGGCCAAAGAGGACATGCAGTTCCAAAGGCTGGACGGCGTGGACGCGCCGCTGGGCGAGGCGCATGGTGACTTTTTGCAGCGCCTCCTGCCGGTAGGTGCGGGCATGGCCGCAGGAGGCCTGCTGGGCCGGCGCCTGTCCTTGCTGCGCCGCAAGAACAGCTGCGTGTCGGAAACGTCCACGGCCGCCAGCTGCGCGTGCGCAGGCGCCCCCGACGGCGCGGCCCCGGAATGCGGTTGCGGGGACCCGCTGCTCGACACCGGCTGGCGGGAGCCGGAGTCGGAGTTCCCCCCTGGCCCGGAACTGCCCATCCCCGGGCCCGCCGAGCCCTTCACCACTGTGCCTATGCCGGCGCCCCGGGACCGGCTCCACCCTGGCTGCCCAGCCCCATCGGCGAGGAGGAGGAGAGTCTAG